GTAGGCAGTCACCAAGAACGTTTTTTGCAAAAACTGTACTTCCTGCTCCAATAAATGTGATTTTTGACATAATCTTACCTCCTGTAAAGTGAAACTGGAACTGCCTATCAAATCATCTAATAGGATAAAAAATTGTTTTGAGAACAACTTAACGTCCTATATTCATTTTTGTTTTTTTGTTGTTATTATAATAGTAAGTTGTTTATTCAAGAACCTCAATGGTAAGTTAGTGTGATTGGAGGGTAAAATATTGTCTTTGACTTATAAGGAGAAACATGTGAAGGATTATGGAACGTATGGTTTTCGTTTTCAAGATGTGCTTCCTAACGATGTGGCAAACATTTTCTCGCTTGGCCGGGAAGAAAAAACGCCCGGTGCAATTTATGATTGGGATGGGTTAAAGCGGAAAGATGTCGGCACATATGTGTTTCAATACACTCTGTCAGGATCGGGAAGGCTTGAAATAGCGGATAAATGTTATACAGTGAAGGCAGGGGAAGCATTCATTGTCGAGATTCCTAGCGCTCATCGTTATTACTTTCCAAAGGATAGCGATGGATGGGAGTTTATGTTTATTACATTGGTGGGACGAGAAGCCGCCGATTGCTGGCGGTTTATGAAGGAACAGAACGGTCCAGTCTTGACAGTGCCTCCTGATTCAAAGCTCATCCAGCTTTTACTGAAAATCTATCAAGACACATATGATCAAAAGATTACAGATACATATTACGCTTCTGCAAAAGCTTATGAGTTTATTATGGAGTGTTACCGTTTCAACAGGAATATTGAAAAAACAACGAACGGTTTCTCTCTACAGATTACTAAAGCTTTATCCTTTCTCCAAACACATTATCATGAACCGATTACACTCGACGAAATAGCGGCCGTATCCGGTTTCTCAAGATATTATTTTATTAAGCAGTTTCAACACCAACTAAATATGACACCCGTGCAATACCTTACCAAGATCAGGATTCAAAAAGCAGCAGAGCTTCTGCGTTCAACGAGTTCCTCTGTTACTGACATTGCTGCCCAGGTAGGGTATGCAAATGCCAACTATTTCAACAAAGTATTCCGCAAAGCGGTTGGTGTATCCGCCGGGACGTTTCGTAATAGTAAAGATGTTGTTGGAATTGATCATTTGATCATTGATTAAATTGTCGAATTAGACATTTGACAGGCATTTTCTATATCCCACCATAGATTTCAATTTTTTATAGTAATAAGGTTTTTCTTAATATATAATCAGCTTTAAAAAGGATTTACAAACTATTCAAAATAACAAGATTAATAGGTAAGATACATTAAAAATAACTTTACTTTAATTAGTAAACTATGAAAGAGAATATTTTATTTAGTATTTTTTGAAAACGATTTAAAATGATGTCGATTATTTATAATTCTTTAGTGTCAACGAAAATATATTACATGGCTGGGTGATGATTTTGAATTCATATTTAGATATACTCGTTCAAAAATATGATTGTGAAGAAAAAGTGGTAACGGAAATTATTAATCTAGAATCTATTCTTAATCTCCCAAAGGGGACAGAACATTTTGTCAGTGATTTACATGGGGAGTATCAAGCTTTTCAACATGTGTTACGAAATGGTTCAGGGAATGTAAAAGAGAAAATCAGAGACTTGTTTCAAGATGTTTTATTTGAAAAAGAAATAAATGAATTTGCGACATTAGTGTATTACCCTGAAGATAAATTAAAGTTAATGAAAAGTCATTTTGGCGATGAACAAGAATTAAACCAATGGTATATCGTAATTATTGAGCGGATGATACGGCTTATTTCGCATGCTTCCTCCAAATATACACGTTCGAAATTACGAAAAGCATTGCCGAGTCAGTTTGTGTTTATTGTAGAAGAGCTGCTATACAAAACGAATCAATCGACAAATAAGGACCAATATTATAAAGAAATTGTCGAGCAAATCATTTCCTTAGGACAGGCTGATAAGCTCATAACAGGCCTTGCATATACAACTCAAAGATTGGTTGTTGATCATCTTCATGTCGTAGGGGATATTTATGATCGTGGTCCGGAACCGGATAAAATTATGGATACTCTGATCAATTATCATTCCGTTGATATTCAGTGGGGAAACCATGATGTACTATGGCTGGGTGCTTTTTCTGGTTCAATGGTTTGTCTCGCTAATATCATTCGTATCTGTGCAAGATACAACAATCTGGATATTATTGAAGATGTATATGGAATCAATCTTAGACCCATCTTGAATCTTGCGGAGAAATACTATGAGGACAATCCGGCTTTCAGACCTAAGGTTCATTCTGATGGGAAACTATCTGACCATGAAATAGTACAAATTACTAAAATTCATCAAGCCATTGCGATGATTCAGTTCAAAC
This Neobacillus sp. YX16 DNA region includes the following protein-coding sequences:
- a CDS encoding AraC family transcriptional regulator gives rise to the protein MSLTYKEKHVKDYGTYGFRFQDVLPNDVANIFSLGREEKTPGAIYDWDGLKRKDVGTYVFQYTLSGSGRLEIADKCYTVKAGEAFIVEIPSAHRYYFPKDSDGWEFMFITLVGREAADCWRFMKEQNGPVLTVPPDSKLIQLLLKIYQDTYDQKITDTYYASAKAYEFIMECYRFNRNIEKTTNGFSLQITKALSFLQTHYHEPITLDEIAAVSGFSRYYFIKQFQHQLNMTPVQYLTKIRIQKAAELLRSTSSSVTDIAAQVGYANANYFNKVFRKAVGVSAGTFRNSKDVVGIDHLIID